The following are encoded together in the Microtus pennsylvanicus isolate mMicPen1 chromosome 8, mMicPen1.hap1, whole genome shotgun sequence genome:
- the Lratd1 gene encoding protein LRATD1 — MGNQLDRITHLNYSELPTGDPSGIEKDELRVGVAYFFSDEEEDLDERGQPDKFGVKGPPGCSPCPESPSRHHHHLLHQLVLNETQFSAFRGQECIFSKVTGGPQGADLSVYAVSALPAICEPGDLLELLWLQPASEQPAPAPHWAVYVGGGQIIHLHQGEIRQDSLYQAGAANVGRVVNSWYRYRPLVAELVVQNACGHLGLKSEEICWTNSESFAAWCRFGKREFKAGGEVPAGTPPPQQQYYLKVHLEENKVHTARFHSLEDLIREKRRIDACGRLRVLQELEDFVDDKE, encoded by the coding sequence ATGGGCAACCAACTGGACCGCATCACCCACCTCAACTACAGCGAGTTGCCCACTGGGGACCCATCTGGGATTGAGAAGGACGAGCTACGGGTCGGGGTTGCCTACTTTTTCTCGGATGAGGAGGAGGACCTGGACGAACGCGGGCAGCCGGACAAGTTTGGTGTAAAGGGCCCCCCAGGTTGCAGCCCCTGCCCAGAGAGCCCcagccgccaccaccaccacctgctgcACCAACTCGTCCTCAACGAGACTCAGTTTTCAGCCTTCCGGGGCCAGGAATGCATTTTTTCCAAAGTAACCGGCGGCCCTCAGGGCGCCGACTTGAGTGTCTACGCGGTCAGCGCACTGCCTGCGATCTGCGAGCCCGGAGACCTGCTGGAGCTGCTGTGGTTACAGCCAGCGTCCGAGCAGCCAGCTCCAGCCCCACACTGGGCCGTCTACGTGGGCGGCGGGCAGATCATCCACCTGCACCAAGGCGAGATCCGCCAGGACAGCCTGTACCAGGCGGGCGCGGCCAACGTGGGCCGGGTGGTGAATAGCTGGTACCGCTACCGCCCGCTGGTGGCCGAGCTGGTGGTGCAGAACGCCTGCGGCCACCTGGGCCTCAAGAGCGAGGAGATCTGCTGGACGAACTCCGAGAGCTTCGCTGCCTGGTGCCGCTTTGGAAAGCGCGAGTTCAAGGCTGGCGGGGAGGTCCCGGCAGGCACGCCACCTCCGCAGCAGCAGTATTATCTCAAGGTGCATCTGGAGGAGAACAAAGTCCACACGGCCCGCTTCCACAGCCTGGAGGACCTCATCCGCGAGAAGCGGCGCATAGACGCCTGTGGCCGCCTGCGAGTGCTGCAGGAGCTCGAGGACTTTGTGGACGACAAGGAGTAG